From the genome of Nicotiana sylvestris chromosome 1, ASM39365v2, whole genome shotgun sequence:
gatggcaaaactaatactggagttGTAGTCAAGGCAATCTTGaccttttgaaagctcgccttacactcatcTGACCACTTGAAAGGAGCActcttttgggtcaatttggtcaagagTGATGCAAtatatgaaaatcctgaacgaaccgacgataataacctgctaacccaagaaagctgcgaatctctgtggctgaggacggtctgggccaactttgaaccgcctctatcttcatcggatcaacctgaataccctcactagacaccacgtacCCCAAAAACGCCACTGAAATGAGCCAAAACTCGcccttggagaactttgcataaagcttctcctccctcaaccgttgtaatacaactcttaaatgctcaacgtgctcctcctgactacacgagtacaccagaatatcatcaatgaatacagtTACAAACGAGTatagataaggccgaaacacgctgttcatccaatacatgaacgttgttggggcattggttagcccaaaagacatcacgaggaactcataatgactatatcgggttctaaaagttgtcttaagaatgtccgagtccctaatcttcaactggtgataccctgacctaagatcaatcttggagaacactctcgctccctgaagctggtcaaataaattatcaatacgaggcaaaggatacttgttcttgattgtgacttttttcaactgcctataatcaatgcatatcctcatcgtgccatccttcttcttcacaaatagaacaaccGCACCCCAAGGTTGtcctaggccgaatgaacccctatCAAGGAGTtccaaaagctgctccttcaattcctgtaactccgccggtgccatacgatacggtggaatagaaatgggctgagtgcccggcactagatcaacgaaatcaatatccctgccCGGCAGCATGCTCGATAGGTCTACAAGAAACACATCCATAAAATCCCTCACTACCGTAACTGCATCAATGATAGGAGTCTCTACGTAACATCCcccacgaaggccaaataagaaagacaacccttcccaaccatccgccgGGCCTtaaaaaatgaaatcactctactgggaacataatccgtcgaacctctccactcaatccatggcacccccggcatagccaacgtcaccatcttagcgtgacagtctagaatagcatgacacggagacaaccaatccatacccaatatcacatcaaaatcaaccatactaagcaataaaaGGTCCACCCGGGTATCCAaatccccaatagtcaccacacatgaccgatatacgcggtccaccataatggtatcgcccaccggagtggatacacgaacagatgaagcaagagactcacggggcatatccaaataatgagcaaaatatgatgacacacatgaaaaagtggaaccagggtcaaataatatagaggcatccctgtggcaaactgagacaatacctgtgataacaacatctgaagcaataacatatggtctggctgggagtgcatagaaatgggcctgaccaccacctgatcgacctccctctctagggcgacccttagctgactgtcctccacccctagctgggtgggtgggtggtgaagtaactggtgctgaagtcgatggaTGATTCCTCTGTTGAGGCGGACCCCTATGATGataaggacactgcctccacatatgccccAACTCTttacactcataacaaccccctaGTGCTggtgacggggactgaagggaacccctagcaccggaatgactagtagaagaacctggcatagaggagccctaaactgatggagcgcGGGATGAACTCTGGGTTGGGAGgacactaagtgatgaatggaactgatgagaactgtgagaaccatggctcgATGATGCACCATGGtgaactgggcgagctgactgagcatgtctaaaTGGATGACCTCTGTTGTGCTGAAACTAACCCCCATGAAGAGCACTACTAAATCCACCctgaccacgaggcctcttggcctccctctcaatcCTCTCCAGaccacgaaccatctcaatctgcCGAGCAATGTCGATAACCTCATCAAAAGTGGTACCAGACACCCTCTATATGGTCATAAGCAACTGAAACTGAAAAtcgaggccatctataaacctcctgatcctctctcagTCTGTGGGAACCAACTAGACCatatgacgagccaactcagagaacCACACCTCATATTGTGTAACAGACATATCACTCTAGCGAAGCTgttcgaactgcctgcgcagctcttCTCTACGAGACTCAGGTACGAACTTCttcagaaagagaacggagaattgcTGCCAAGTAAGAGGCACTgcgccaaccggcctacgcctatcgtaagcctcccaccaactaagtgcagccccagagaactggaaagtagtgaatgagaccccactggtctccagaatacctgtggTCTGAAGCATcttctgacacttgtccaagaaaccctgtgcATCCTCACCCTCATCACCACTAAATAATGGAGGCTGGAGtctcccaaacctctccaatctgtgTTGCTCGTCCTATGGCATAACAAGagctacatagtcttgagcagctgcaaactgctgagctggaggtgccccggtgtctaaagtccctgAACAACCTACTCAGGTATGTGAGtggtgggagtctgagtgcctcccctggcTTGAGAAGTAattgcggccgtagtaactgagactgcctaagccaggccagtgcacactgatagaatctgagctaggGCCTCCTGAAGTCTAGGAAACACAATAGGCACATggggtgcctgagctggtcccgctAGAGCATCTGCGGCTGGGACCTGATCTGGAACAACGGGAgggtctacaggtgctgcccCAGCTGCTACGCGAGCtgcacccctacccctaccacgacctcgaccGTAGCCTCGACCCCTCGCGGGCCTAACTGGTAGTACTGGTGGCTGGTCACCCTGCCTGGTAGTGcgagtcctcaccatctatgagagaatgaaacaatagaagtttagttaccaaaaTAAATGGATTCGCacgataaaaattcaagaatatggaattttcctaaaggttctgcagactctcgaagataagtacagatgtctccgtacctatccgcaagactctactaaacccgctcatgacccgtgagacctatgtaacctaggctctgataccaacttgtcacgacccaaatctaccATGTCGTTATGGCGCCTAAcatggaactaggcaagccaactcttTTACCAAAATAATACGATAAGCCAAAATAAAGATTTCTTTAATCTAGTAATTAATAAAACTTTATaatataagtctgaataactaagtgcagaaagaaaaacccgacatcagggtgtcacaagtcatgcgCATCTACTAAAAACTGTCTGAAAATGCTAAGActaatacaatctggaaatctaTTATTAATATTTATAGGAAGATATGAGGGATAAGAGCAAGGCTGcgatcgccatgcagctaccttgccaacTCCAAAATATCCACGACGAATGAAAGATCAACGCTCGTTAGCACATCCAGCAACTCCTGGATATGCacgcaaggtgcatggagtaatatgagtatgccaactcagtaagtaataaaggtaaataaaggaTGAGTAGTAAGAAACATATAAAATCAACGTCATGAAATATCAGTAAGT
Proteins encoded in this window:
- the LOC138874580 gene encoding uncharacterized protein — encoded protein: MVRTRTTRQGDQPPVLPVRPARGRGYGRGRGRGRGAARVAAGAAPVDPPVVPDQDEQHRLERFGRLQPPLFSGDEGEDAQGFLDKCQKMLQTTGILETSGVSFTTFQFSGAALSWWEAYDRRRPVGAVPLTWQQFSVLFLKKFRVSGTTFDEVIDIARQIEMVRGLERIEREAKRPRGQGGFSSALHGDLSSMLPGRDIDFVDLVPGTQPISIPPYRMAPAELQELKEQLLELLDRGSFGLGQPWGAVVLFVKKKDGTMRICIDYSQEEHVEHLRVVLQRLREEKLYAKFSKGEFWLISVAFLGLLSSVRSGFSYIASLLTKLTQKSAPFKWSDECKASFQKVKIALTTTPVLVLPSASGSYTIYCDASQVGIGCVLMEEGGVNAYASHQLKPHEKNYPVHDLELAVIVKYEHQRAGGVLQQIDIPEWKWERITMDFDALDKVKVIQKRLHTAQSRQKSYSYRKVRDVSYMVGEKVLLKVSPMKDIMRFGNKAK